A part of Methanohalobium evestigatum Z-7303 genomic DNA contains:
- the larE gene encoding ATP-dependent sacrificial sulfur transferase LarE, translating to MTLYEPVDTLKEVIAKKGPMVIAFSGGVDSSLLSLLAKETLGNQHLCILLDSPLVPQHSIEQAKKISNEFDLNFEILPFKALNKSGIVDNPKDRCYHCKKASSQLLKCYALNKGFNCIADGTNLSDLGEYRPGLAAGEEENIAHPFVDAEISKPDIRKIAKERGYDFWNLPSSSCLASRIPYNEILTEDKLKKVDKAENLLSSFGFTQGRVRLHGKGAIARIEISDKELESFLNYRKNVVSELKDLGITYITVDIEGYRSGSMDEIL from the coding sequence ATGACCCTTTATGAACCAGTAGATACACTGAAAGAGGTTATCGCTAAAAAAGGACCGATGGTTATAGCGTTTTCAGGCGGTGTTGACAGCAGTCTGCTTTCTCTGCTTGCAAAAGAAACACTCGGCAACCAACATCTGTGCATACTTCTTGATTCACCGCTTGTTCCCCAACACAGTATAGAACAGGCTAAAAAAATATCAAATGAATTTGATTTAAATTTTGAAATATTACCGTTTAAAGCTCTTAACAAATCCGGGATAGTTGATAACCCAAAAGATAGATGTTATCATTGTAAAAAGGCTTCATCACAATTATTAAAATGCTATGCATTAAATAAAGGGTTTAATTGTATAGCTGATGGTACAAACCTTTCAGACCTTGGTGAATATCGACCCGGTCTTGCCGCCGGGGAAGAAGAAAATATAGCACATCCGTTTGTAGATGCAGAAATAAGTAAACCAGATATCCGAAAAATCGCAAAAGAAAGGGGCTATGATTTCTGGAATTTACCATCATCATCATGCCTTGCTTCCCGGATACCATACAATGAAATCCTTACAGAAGATAAACTCAAAAAGGTTGACAAGGCGGAAAATCTACTATCTTCATTCGGATTTACACAGGGTAGAGTTAGGTTACATGGCAAGGGTGCAATAGCCCGAATAGAAATATCGGATAAAGAGCTGGAGTCCTTTTTAAATTACAGAAAAAATGTAGTATCAGAACTTAAAGACCTTGGTATAACCTATATAACAGTCGATATAGAGGGTTACCGCAGCGGTAGTATGGACGAGATTCTTTAA
- a CDS encoding transposase — protein sequence MIKNLSWLCHISKNLYNQANFIVKQSLNDEGDWVRYEELNKQLKGTENYSVLPTQTAQQTLKLMDKNWKSFFQSIKDWGKNPENYYSKPNPPKYKKKNGENILTFTNQQCKIKNGVLKFPKKTNLQVETRLTDDTKLNQVRILPMGVGYKCEIVYEKDLESPNLNEENIASIDLGINNIVTMVNNIGEKPIVIKGGVAKSINQFYNKKAGKLKSIYDKLGIKNSKKLEKTIP from the coding sequence ATGATAAAAAACCTTAGCTGGTTGTGTCATATTTCCAAGAACTTATACAACCAGGCAAACTTCATAGTTAAACAATCTCTAAATGATGAAGGTGATTGGGTAAGATACGAAGAACTAAATAAACAGTTAAAAGGTACTGAAAATTATTCTGTTTTACCCACACAAACAGCACAACAGACACTAAAACTGATGGATAAAAACTGGAAATCTTTCTTCCAATCAATTAAAGACTGGGGAAAGAACCCAGAAAATTACTATTCAAAACCCAACCCACCAAAATATAAAAAGAAAAATGGCGAAAATATTCTAACTTTCACAAACCAACAGTGTAAGATAAAAAATGGAGTCCTCAAGTTCCCGAAGAAAACGAACCTGCAAGTAGAAACTCGTCTTACAGATGACACTAAACTAAATCAAGTTCGAATTCTTCCTATGGGTGTTGGTTATAAGTGTGAAATTGTTTACGAGAAGGATTTAGAATCACCAAATCTAAACGAAGAAAACATCGCCAGTATCGACCTGGGAATTAATAATATCGTCACTATGGTGAATAACATCGGTGAAAAACCGATTGTTATTAAGGGCGGAGTCGCAAAATCAATAAACCAGTTCTACAACAAAAAAGCTGGAAAACTAAAATCCATTTATGATAAATTAGGCATCAAAAACAGCAAAAAACTAGAAAAAACTATACCATAA
- a CDS encoding transposase: MGKRNNQKFTQIPFHRLLEQLKYKAEDVGLKVIEQEESYTSKCSFLDGEPVERRTSYIGKRIKRGLFRSSNGTIINADVNGAYNIMKKVIPDLDGIEGVALHPVSISHECN; this comes from the coding sequence ATGGGTAAACGCAATAACCAAAAGTTTACACAGATTCCATTTCATAGACTTCTTGAACAACTAAAATACAAAGCCGAAGATGTTGGATTGAAAGTGATTGAGCAAGAAGAATCCTATACATCGAAGTGTTCGTTCCTCGATGGTGAACCAGTTGAGAGAAGGACTTCTTATATTGGTAAAAGAATTAAAAGAGGGCTTTTCCGATCATCTAACGGCACTATAATCAATGCCGATGTAAATGGTGCCTATAATATTATGAAAAAAGTAATCCCTGATTTAGATGGGATAGAGGGTGTAGCGTTACACCCGGTGAGTATATCTCACGAATGTAACTGA
- the thiI gene encoding tRNA uracil 4-sulfurtransferase ThiI — translation MTDYWLVRYSEIFLKSNHVQKRWVNKLVDNIQKHIPNCHVKTERGRIWLYGDVEPEKLKNVFGIRSYSPCIYCPLDELSKCLLEYCENKNFGDVQTFALRIKRVGAHDFSSQDKARELGNLIRKHYPHLKVDLDNPEKEIFIEIRDSDCYLFSEKIAGPGGIPLGVEGSLVALMSGGIDSPVAAYMMMKRGCSIIPIYVDIDPYLGEKGKERAFKVVDALKQYQPGIELEVIGDDYLYTAKKILKHYNSDKYTCLICKRRLYRIAEDLANKYKALGIVTGDSLGQVASQTLDNLYVLDEATNLPVYRPLIGFDKEEVIDIARRIGTYSLSTISTGGCGAVPEKPATKAKLDIVKSFENLYNE, via the coding sequence GTGACCGATTACTGGCTTGTGAGATACTCAGAGATTTTTTTAAAATCAAACCATGTACAAAAACGGTGGGTCAATAAACTTGTAGATAATATACAAAAACATATCCCTAACTGCCATGTTAAAACTGAAAGAGGAAGGATATGGCTTTATGGTGATGTAGAGCCTGAAAAGCTAAAAAATGTTTTTGGTATAAGATCATATTCTCCCTGTATCTATTGTCCACTCGATGAATTAAGTAAATGTTTACTTGAATATTGTGAAAACAAAAACTTTGGTGATGTGCAAACTTTTGCACTTCGTATCAAACGTGTAGGTGCTCATGATTTTTCATCTCAGGATAAAGCAAGAGAACTGGGTAATTTAATAAGGAAACATTATCCACATCTTAAGGTTGACCTTGATAACCCAGAAAAGGAGATATTTATAGAAATAAGAGACAGTGATTGTTATCTGTTTTCTGAAAAAATAGCAGGTCCCGGAGGCATACCTCTTGGTGTTGAGGGTAGCCTTGTTGCTTTAATGTCTGGAGGTATTGATTCACCTGTTGCTGCTTATATGATGATGAAACGTGGATGCAGTATTATACCCATCTATGTGGACATAGACCCATATCTTGGAGAAAAAGGGAAAGAACGTGCATTTAAGGTTGTGGATGCTCTCAAGCAATATCAACCTGGTATAGAACTTGAAGTAATTGGCGATGATTATCTCTACACTGCTAAAAAAATACTCAAACATTATAATTCTGATAAATACACCTGCCTTATATGTAAACGTCGGTTATACCGGATTGCAGAAGATTTAGCGAATAAATACAAAGCACTGGGTATTGTAACAGGGGATTCTCTTGGTCAGGTTGCATCTCAAACACTTGACAATCTTTATGTATTGGATGAAGCTACAAATCTACCAGTTTATCGACCGCTAATCGGTTTTGATAAAGAAGAGGTAATTGATATTGCACGCAGGATAGGAACATACTCATTATCTACTATATCTACCGGTGGTTGCGGAGCTGTTCCTGAAAAACCAGCGACTAAAGCTAAATTAGATATTGTAAAATCTTTTGAAAACCTGTATAATGAGTAG
- a CDS encoding sulfide-dependent adenosine diphosphate thiazole synthase, which translates to MVIEINNYFGGGYWVGGYLMNKLTVRYPGQNLLDEIGVSYEEVKDGLYVANAPSACSKLISSACDSGAFLLNMNKFDDLVLKNDSVAGIVTNWTPVSALPRAITCEDPVALESKCVIDATGHDAVVAETLKSKGYIDLKGFDGMHVEPSENAIVEQTSEIYPGLIVTGMSVATAFGLPRMVPTFGGMLYSGVKAAEIAEKVVNSK; encoded by the coding sequence CTGGTTATCGAAATCAATAATTACTTTGGTGGAGGATACTGGGTAGGCGGCTACCTTATGAACAAACTTACTGTAAGATACCCCGGTCAAAACCTCCTTGATGAGATTGGTGTTTCATATGAAGAAGTAAAAGATGGACTCTATGTTGCTAATGCACCATCTGCCTGTTCAAAACTGATATCATCAGCCTGTGATTCAGGAGCATTTCTCCTTAACATGAATAAATTTGATGATTTAGTCCTTAAAAATGATAGTGTAGCAGGTATCGTTACAAACTGGACACCGGTATCAGCACTTCCAAGAGCGATAACCTGTGAGGATCCAGTAGCTCTTGAATCAAAATGTGTTATTGATGCTACAGGTCATGATGCTGTAGTAGCGGAAACTTTGAAATCAAAGGGATATATTGATTTGAAAGGATTTGATGGGATGCATGTAGAACCATCTGAAAATGCTATTGTTGAACAAACTTCTGAGATATATCCGGGACTTATAGTAACCGGAATGTCGGTTGCAACTGCATTTGGACTGCCGCGAATGGTACCTACATTTGGAGGAATGCTTTATTCGGGTGTAAAAGCTGCAGAAATTGCAGAAAAAGTGGTAAATAGTAAATAA
- a CDS encoding heavy-metal-associated domain-containing protein: MSEVTIKIEGMKCAGCQENVENALNSVNGILSVNINLEEGSATVNYDPEKTDIDKIKSAVSNAGYKAK, from the coding sequence ATGAGTGAAGTAACAATAAAAATAGAAGGAATGAAATGTGCTGGTTGTCAGGAAAATGTTGAAAATGCTCTGAATTCTGTTAACGGAATATTATCAGTAAATATTAATCTTGAAGAAGGTAGTGCTACAGTTAATTACGACCCTGAAAAAACAGATATTGATAAAATCAAATCAGCAGTCTCAAATGCAGGCTATAAAGCTAAATAA
- the epsC gene encoding serine O-acetyltransferase EpsC, whose translation MTTSNTEQNTNSNKCMIIGDDVKSEYRAEIPNVVDTIVESCSRKACFEHVDAAIIPSRDAVIEIIDITRRILYPGYFENQVIDRANLSYQLGGEVNDLFEKLSKQITNSIMHDCQRYGEKCSQCHSRGKKEALDFLKKIPELREVLASDILAAYEGDPAAKCYDEIIFSYPGVLAVTIYRIAHELYKQNITILPRIMTEYAHSIVGIDIHPGAEIGEHFFIDHGTGVVIGETCQIGDSVRIYQGVTLGAMSFPKDETGNMVRGHKRHPTIKDDVIIYAGATILGGDTVIGERSVIGGNVWLTKSVPPDNTVIIEEPKLIYKKHRK comes from the coding sequence ATGACAACCAGCAATACAGAACAAAATACAAATTCAAACAAATGCATGATTATTGGAGATGATGTCAAAAGTGAATACAGGGCAGAAATTCCAAATGTTGTTGACACGATAGTGGAAAGTTGTTCCAGAAAAGCTTGTTTTGAGCATGTTGACGCTGCGATAATCCCATCAAGAGATGCTGTCATTGAAATTATTGATATTACAAGACGTATATTGTATCCAGGATATTTTGAAAATCAGGTGATTGACAGAGCAAATTTATCATATCAACTTGGGGGAGAAGTTAATGACCTTTTTGAAAAACTTTCCAAGCAAATAACTAACAGTATCATGCATGATTGCCAGCGTTATGGTGAGAAATGTTCTCAATGCCACTCCCGTGGAAAAAAAGAAGCCCTTGATTTTTTGAAAAAAATACCCGAATTACGTGAAGTTCTGGCTTCTGATATTCTTGCCGCTTATGAGGGCGACCCAGCTGCCAAATGTTATGACGAAATAATATTCAGTTATCCCGGTGTATTAGCAGTAACTATCTACCGCATTGCACATGAGTTATATAAACAAAACATTACAATCCTGCCGCGTATTATGACTGAATATGCCCATAGTATTGTAGGTATTGATATTCATCCCGGTGCTGAAATAGGAGAACATTTTTTTATAGACCATGGTACTGGAGTAGTCATAGGTGAAACTTGTCAAATCGGAGACAGTGTTAGAATTTATCAGGGAGTAACACTGGGAGCTATGAGTTTTCCTAAGGATGAAACTGGAAACATGGTACGTGGCCATAAACGCCATCCTACAATAAAAGATGATGTTATCATTTATGCTGGTGCTACTATACTGGGTGGAGACACTGTGATCGGTGAACGATCGGTCATAGGAGGTAACGTTTGGCTTACAAAATCAGTTCCTCCAGATAACACCGTGATTATAGAAGAACCTAAATTAATCTATAAAAAACACCGTAAATAA
- the cysK gene encoding cysteine synthase A, with translation MKNIYTNITETIGNTPLIQLNNITNNSQATIIAKLESFNPLSSVKDRIAYNMIESAEKDGCLTSDTVIVEPTSGNTGIGLAFVCASKGYKLILTMPDTMSVERRKILKLFGAEIDLTPGSKGMNGAVEKANQLANEYDKAFIPQQFMNPANPEIHRKTTAEEIWNDTEGDVDILVAGVGTGGTITGVANVIKERKPEFKAIAVEPEDSPVLSGGSPGPHKIQGLGAGFVPDILDISLVDEIIQISNDESFETARELAKREGILAGISSGAALCAALKIAKKPENRDKTIVVVLPDTGERYLSTPMADFEDI, from the coding sequence ATGAAGAACATATATACAAATATTACAGAAACAATTGGAAATACTCCGCTTATACAGCTAAACAATATAACAAATAACTCTCAGGCAACAATAATTGCCAAACTTGAATCCTTTAATCCTTTAAGCTCAGTTAAGGATAGAATAGCATATAATATGATAGAATCCGCTGAAAAAGACGGATGTTTGACCAGTGACACTGTTATTGTCGAACCCACATCAGGAAACACAGGAATTGGCCTGGCTTTTGTCTGTGCCTCCAAGGGGTACAAGTTGATTCTTACAATGCCTGACACTATGAGTGTAGAAAGGCGAAAAATCCTCAAACTATTTGGAGCGGAAATTGATCTCACACCCGGCTCAAAAGGCATGAATGGAGCAGTTGAAAAAGCAAACCAACTGGCAAATGAATACGATAAGGCATTTATACCCCAGCAATTCATGAACCCTGCAAACCCGGAAATACACCGCAAAACTACAGCTGAAGAAATCTGGAATGATACCGAAGGTGATGTAGATATACTTGTAGCTGGTGTGGGCACAGGCGGAACTATCACAGGTGTTGCAAATGTTATAAAAGAAAGAAAACCTGAATTTAAAGCCATAGCTGTTGAACCTGAAGATTCACCTGTTTTATCCGGCGGAAGTCCTGGCCCCCATAAAATACAGGGCCTTGGTGCTGGATTTGTACCAGATATTCTGGATATCAGCCTTGTAGATGAAATCATCCAGATTAGTAATGATGAATCCTTTGAAACAGCCAGAGAATTGGCTAAAAGAGAAGGTATCCTTGCAGGAATTTCATCTGGTGCAGCTCTCTGTGCAGCGTTAAAAATTGCCAAAAAACCTGAAAACAGAGATAAAACAATCGTGGTAGTTCTCCCAGACACTGGTGAACGCTATTTGAGTACTCCTATGGCTGATTTTGAAGATATCTAA
- a CDS encoding universal stress protein, with product MKTHYNKMLIATDGSDNSENAIYRGIEFAKITGAKVYAIYVLNTGTYFDEPVFDKQKARRYTTDHVEDIGNNNGINVESVVIIGNPAKEIIDFAEKNEIDLIVMGSLGKSGVVRFLLGSVSDNVLKHASSEVLIVP from the coding sequence ATGAAAACACATTATAATAAAATGTTGATTGCTACGGACGGTTCTGATAATAGTGAAAATGCAATATATAGAGGAATTGAATTTGCAAAAATCACAGGTGCCAAAGTTTATGCTATCTATGTACTGAATACTGGTACTTACTTTGATGAACCTGTATTCGATAAACAAAAAGCTCGCAGATATACAACCGACCATGTCGAAGATATCGGCAACAATAATGGGATAAATGTTGAATCCGTTGTTATTATTGGAAACCCTGCTAAAGAAATTATAGATTTTGCAGAAAAAAATGAAATCGATCTTATCGTTATGGGTTCGTTGGGCAAATCAGGTGTTGTAAGGTTTTTACTTGGCAGCGTCTCAGATAATGTTTTAAAACATGCCAGTTCGGAAGTACTTATTGTTCCCTAA
- a CDS encoding BCCT family transporter, which produces MVRKQKGLSSFTDTLKTPTFLVSIALAVGFVIIGIVFQEPFSDRMDLTFNWIVDTLGWTFILGSSTFLFLIVYLMLSPMGDIKLGGDDEEPAYSYMAWFSMLFSCGMGIGLLFWGVSEPILHYMVPPLGEGGTNEAIYTAIRYSFFHWGFHPWAIYAVVAGSLAYFSYRKGLPMLLSSCLEPILGRKGIDGPWGIIINTIGVLATLFGISTTLGLGVIQIGGGLESLFGIPSNSILWLSIITVVTILAVMSTVTGIDRGIKWLSEINITAAALLLIFILIVGPTLFILDLFTHSIGEYLQNFLFMSFSIDPAGVSPEGWHGDWTIFYWAWWIAWSPFVGSFIARVSRGRTIRSFVIGVMLVPTLVSMIWFSVFGGAALYIQHFGAAGIGDVVAQDEALGFFTALSHFPISGILIAVAMISVAVFFITSSDSGTYVIGMLTSKGNPNPPLPLRIIWGVMEGAFAAILLLAGGLAALQTASLIGGFPFMIIMALMLYCLVISLRKELHEGTLPFERAKLESLFSELRELKESETKNE; this is translated from the coding sequence ATGGTACGCAAACAGAAAGGATTGAGCTCATTTACAGATACTCTTAAAACACCTACATTTTTGGTTTCGATTGCTTTGGCAGTCGGATTTGTTATTATCGGGATTGTATTCCAAGAACCATTTAGTGATAGAATGGATTTGACATTCAATTGGATTGTAGATACTCTGGGATGGACATTTATTCTTGGAAGTAGTACATTCCTGTTTTTGATTGTATATTTGATGTTAAGCCCAATGGGAGATATAAAACTCGGAGGGGATGATGAAGAACCTGCTTATTCATATATGGCATGGTTCTCCATGCTGTTTAGCTGTGGTATGGGTATAGGTTTGCTTTTTTGGGGTGTCTCAGAGCCTATCTTACACTACATGGTGCCACCACTGGGCGAGGGAGGAACGAATGAAGCGATTTATACTGCTATAAGGTACTCTTTCTTCCATTGGGGTTTTCATCCATGGGCTATATATGCAGTTGTTGCAGGATCACTGGCGTACTTTTCATATCGAAAGGGGCTTCCAATGCTGTTAAGCTCATGTTTAGAACCCATTCTGGGTCGCAAGGGTATCGATGGTCCCTGGGGTATAATCATTAATACAATCGGTGTCCTAGCAACATTATTTGGTATATCCACTACACTTGGACTGGGTGTTATACAGATAGGAGGAGGTCTGGAATCCTTATTTGGAATACCCAGCAACTCCATACTTTGGCTTTCCATAATTACAGTTGTTACCATTTTGGCAGTTATGTCCACTGTAACAGGTATCGATAGAGGTATAAAATGGCTTAGTGAAATAAATATAACTGCTGCAGCACTATTGCTTATTTTTATATTAATAGTAGGTCCTACACTATTTATACTTGATTTGTTCACTCATTCCATTGGGGAATATTTACAAAATTTCCTCTTTATGTCATTCAGTATAGACCCTGCAGGTGTTAGTCCTGAAGGATGGCATGGTGATTGGACTATCTTCTACTGGGCATGGTGGATTGCCTGGTCACCTTTTGTTGGTTCGTTTATAGCAAGAGTTTCAAGAGGAAGGACAATACGCAGTTTTGTAATCGGTGTCATGCTTGTACCTACTCTTGTCAGTATGATATGGTTCAGCGTATTTGGAGGAGCTGCTTTGTATATCCAACACTTTGGCGCAGCAGGTATTGGTGATGTGGTTGCCCAGGATGAAGCGTTAGGATTCTTTACAGCGCTCAGCCATTTCCCGATATCAGGTATACTTATAGCAGTAGCCATGATTTCTGTGGCGGTATTCTTCATAACGTCATCAGACTCGGGGACATATGTTATCGGTATGCTTACCTCAAAAGGCAACCCTAATCCTCCTCTCCCACTGCGCATTATCTGGGGAGTTATGGAAGGTGCGTTTGCTGCAATTCTACTTCTTGCTGGAGGATTGGCAGCCCTGCAGACCGCATCTCTTATTGGAGGATTCCCGTTCATGATAATTATGGCATTAATGCTTTACTGTCTTGTTATCTCTCTAAGAAAAGAGTTGCATGAGGGCACACTACCATTTGAAAGGGCTAAACTTGAATCGTTATTCAGTGAACTAAGGGAACTAAAAGAGTCAGAAACAAAAAACGAATGA
- a CDS encoding OBG GTPase family GTP-binding protein, which produces MSIQEEINKVQEEIKNTPYNKATSHHIGRLKAKLARLRDEAERKESGKSKGAGYSVKRSGDATVSLVGFPSVGKSTLLNKLTGAQSEVADYEFTTLEVIPGVLEYKGAKIQMLDVPGLVKGAASGRGRGKEVISVIRNSNLVVFILDVFQIYQYDVLKQELYDAGVRINENPPDVTIKRMDRGGVIVDSTVDLDYLSVDTIKTVLGEYKIHNAHVLIRENITVDQLIDAVLENRVYIPGLPIINKVDLADEGTIEYCVQTFPEAIMISADQEMNIEGVKEGIFSSIDFIRVYMKPQGESADLEEPMIIRKGSTVEDVCESLHRDFKKKFRYARIWGSSAKHPGQRAGIDHVLHDKDILSLIIQK; this is translated from the coding sequence ATGAGTATACAGGAAGAGATAAATAAAGTACAGGAAGAAATAAAAAATACCCCATATAACAAGGCAACATCTCATCACATAGGTCGGCTCAAGGCAAAGCTTGCACGTCTTCGGGATGAGGCAGAGAGAAAGGAATCCGGTAAATCCAAAGGAGCAGGATACTCTGTAAAACGATCTGGTGATGCTACAGTATCGCTGGTTGGTTTTCCATCAGTGGGTAAATCCACCCTTTTAAATAAATTAACAGGAGCACAGTCTGAAGTAGCAGATTACGAATTTACAACACTTGAGGTAATACCCGGTGTACTGGAATATAAGGGTGCAAAAATACAGATGCTGGATGTTCCGGGACTTGTGAAAGGAGCCGCATCGGGAAGAGGTAGAGGAAAGGAAGTAATATCGGTTATTAGAAACTCAAACCTTGTAGTCTTTATTCTGGACGTTTTCCAGATATATCAGTATGATGTATTGAAACAGGAACTGTACGATGCGGGTGTTCGTATTAATGAAAATCCACCTGATGTTACAATAAAGAGAATGGATCGTGGAGGCGTAATTGTAGACAGTACGGTAGACCTTGATTATCTTTCAGTTGATACTATAAAAACGGTCCTTGGCGAATACAAGATTCATAATGCACATGTTTTAATCAGGGAGAATATAACAGTAGACCAGCTTATAGATGCAGTGCTTGAAAACAGAGTATATATACCGGGATTGCCGATAATTAATAAAGTGGATTTGGCTGACGAGGGTACAATAGAATATTGTGTACAGACTTTCCCTGAAGCTATTATGATATCTGCAGACCAGGAGATGAATATAGAAGGTGTAAAAGAGGGAATCTTTTCATCGATTGATTTTATAAGGGTTTATATGAAGCCCCAAGGAGAATCTGCAGATTTGGAAGAACCAATGATTATAAGAAAAGGTTCTACTGTAGAGGATGTTTGTGAAAGCCTCCATAGGGATTTTAAAAAGAAATTCAGATACGCAAGAATATGGGGCTCATCAGCAAAGCATCCCGGTCAGAGAGCAGGAATCGATCATGTATTGCATGATAAGGACATACTTAGCCTTATAATCCAAAAATAA